In Symphalangus syndactylus isolate Jambi chromosome 6, NHGRI_mSymSyn1-v2.1_pri, whole genome shotgun sequence, a genomic segment contains:
- the ZNF214 gene encoding zinc finger protein 214 isoform X2 → MPPFYSSAVSALYPSPEEEHKGGRNVHCFPHSLIPESLIFDQMAVTFEDVTIIFTWEEWKFLDSSQKSLYREVMWENYTNVMLVENWNESCKSQEEKLRYLEYENFSCWQGWWNAGARMYENQNYGETVQGTDSKDLTQQDHSQCQEWLILSTQVPGYGNYELTFQSESHRNLKYENFMPWQSLETKTTQDYGREIYVSGSHGFQGGRYRLGISRKNLSMEKEQKLIVQHSYIPVEEALPQYVGVICQKDLLTDSMEEKYCGCNKCKEIYYWNSQCVFHKRNQPGENLYQCSIRKACFSQRSDLYRHPRIHIGKKLYGCDEVDSNFQQSSGVHFHQRVHIGEVPYSCNACDKSFSRISSLHNHQRVHTEEKFYKIECDKDLSRNSLLHIHQRLHIGEKPFKCNQCGKSFNRSSVLHVHQRVHTGEKPYKCDECGKGFSQSSNLRIHQLVHTGKKSYKCEDCGKGFTQRSNLQIHQRVHTGEKPYKCDDCGKDFSHSSDLRIHQRVHTGEKPYTCPECGKGFSKSSKLHTHQRVHTGEKPYKCEECGKGFSQRSHLLIHQRVHTGEKPYKCDDCGKGFSHSSNLHIHQRVHTGEKPYQCAKCGKGFSHSSALRIHQRVHAGEKPYKCREYYRGFDHNSHLHNNHRRGNL, encoded by the exons CTCAGCCGTCTCAGCACTCTACCCTTCCCCAGAAGAGGAACACAAAGGAGGAAGGAATGTACACTGTTTCCCTCATAGTCTGATCCCAG AAAGCCTGATCTTTGACCAGATGGCAGTAACATTTGAAGATGTGACTATTATTTTTACTTGGGAGGAGTGGAAATTCCTGGATTCTTCTCAAAAAAGCCTCTACAGGGAGGTCATGTGGGAGAACTACACAAATGTCATGTTAGTAG aaaactgGAATGAGAGCTGCAAATCCCAAGAAGAAAAACTCAGATacttagaatatgaaaatttttcCTGCTGGCAAGGCTGGTGGAATGCTGGCGCCCGGATGTATGAGAATCAGAACTATGGGGAAACTGTTCAAGGGACAGATTCCAAAGACCTAACACAGCAAGATCATTCCCAGTGTCAGGAATGGTTAATACTCTCCACACAAGTACCAGGGTATGGGAACTATGAACTGACTTTTCAAAGCGAAAGTCATAGgaacttaaaatatgaaaattttatgCCTTGGCAATCCTTAGAAACAAAAACCACTCAAGACTATGGTAGAGAAATCTACGTGAGTGGTTCACATGGTTTTCAAGGGGGCAGATACCGTCTTGGCATATCCAGGAAAAACCTCTCCATGGAAAAAGAACAGAAGCTCATAGTTCAGCATTCTTATATCCCAGTGGAGGAAGCCCTTCCACAGTACGTTGGGGTGATATGTCAAAAAGACCTACTGACAGATTCAATGGAAGAAAAGTACTGTGGATgtaataaatgtaaagaaatttaTTATTGGAACTCACAGTGTGTTTTCCACAAGAGAAATCAACCTGGAGAAAACCTCTATCAATGCTCCATCCGTAAAGCATGCTTCTCTCAGAGATCAGACTTGTATAGACATCCAAGAATCCACATAGGTAAGAAGCTGTACGGATGTGATGAAGTTGACAGTAACTTTCaacagagctcaggagttcacttTCATCAGAGAGTTCACATAGGGGAGGTACCTTATAGCTGTAATGCATGTGATAAGAGCTTCAGCCGGATCTCTAGTCTTCACAATCATCAAAGAGTCCACACAGAAGAGAAATTCTATAAAATTGAGTGTGATAAAGACCTCAGTAGAAATTCATTACTTCACATTCACCAGAGACTTCACATAGGAGAAAAGCCTTTTAAGTGCAATCAGTGTGGTAAGAGTTTTAATCGGAGTTCAGTACTTCATGTTCATCAGAGAGTCCACACAGGAGAAAAACCATATAAGTGTGATGAGTGTGGTAAGGGTTTCAGCCAGAGCTCAAATCTTCGAATTCATCAGTTAGTACACACAGGAAAGAAATCTTATAAATGCGAAGACTGTGGTAAAGGCTTTACCCAGCGCTCAAATCTTCAAATTCATCAGAGAGTgcatacaggagagaaaccttataaatGTGATGACTGTGGAAAGGACTTTAGTCACAGCTCAGATCTTCGCATTCATCAGAGAGTCCATACAGGGGAGAAACCCTATACTTGTCCTGAATGTGGGAAGGGCTTCAGTAAGAGTTCAAAGCTTCACACTCATCAAAGAGtacatactggagagaaaccctacaaatgtgaagagtgTGGCAAGGGATTCAGTCAGCGTTCACATCTTCTCATTCATCAGAGAGTCCATACAGGAGAAAAGCCCTATAAATGTGATGATTGTGGAAAGGGTTTTAGTCACAGTTCTAATCTTCACATTCATCAGAGGGTCCATACAGGAGAGAAGCCTTATCAATGTGCTAAGTGTGGTAAAGGTTTCAGTCATAGCTCAGCTCTTCGAATTCATCAAAGAGTCCACGcaggagagaaaccttataaatGCCGTGAATATTATAGGGGATTTGATCATAATTCACATCTTCACAATAATCATAGAAGAGGAAACTTATAA
- the ZNF214 gene encoding zinc finger protein 214 isoform X1 gives MPPFYSSAVSALYPSPEEEHKGGRNVHCFPHSLIPDFFFLESLIFDQMAVTFEDVTIIFTWEEWKFLDSSQKSLYREVMWENYTNVMLVENWNESCKSQEEKLRYLEYENFSCWQGWWNAGARMYENQNYGETVQGTDSKDLTQQDHSQCQEWLILSTQVPGYGNYELTFQSESHRNLKYENFMPWQSLETKTTQDYGREIYVSGSHGFQGGRYRLGISRKNLSMEKEQKLIVQHSYIPVEEALPQYVGVICQKDLLTDSMEEKYCGCNKCKEIYYWNSQCVFHKRNQPGENLYQCSIRKACFSQRSDLYRHPRIHIGKKLYGCDEVDSNFQQSSGVHFHQRVHIGEVPYSCNACDKSFSRISSLHNHQRVHTEEKFYKIECDKDLSRNSLLHIHQRLHIGEKPFKCNQCGKSFNRSSVLHVHQRVHTGEKPYKCDECGKGFSQSSNLRIHQLVHTGKKSYKCEDCGKGFTQRSNLQIHQRVHTGEKPYKCDDCGKDFSHSSDLRIHQRVHTGEKPYTCPECGKGFSKSSKLHTHQRVHTGEKPYKCEECGKGFSQRSHLLIHQRVHTGEKPYKCDDCGKGFSHSSNLHIHQRVHTGEKPYQCAKCGKGFSHSSALRIHQRVHAGEKPYKCREYYRGFDHNSHLHNNHRRGNL, from the exons CTCAGCCGTCTCAGCACTCTACCCTTCCCCAGAAGAGGAACACAAAGGAGGAAGGAATGTACACTGTTTCCCTCATAGTCTGATCCCAG ATTTCTTCTTCCTAGAAAGCCTGATCTTTGACCAGATGGCAGTAACATTTGAAGATGTGACTATTATTTTTACTTGGGAGGAGTGGAAATTCCTGGATTCTTCTCAAAAAAGCCTCTACAGGGAGGTCATGTGGGAGAACTACACAAATGTCATGTTAGTAG aaaactgGAATGAGAGCTGCAAATCCCAAGAAGAAAAACTCAGATacttagaatatgaaaatttttcCTGCTGGCAAGGCTGGTGGAATGCTGGCGCCCGGATGTATGAGAATCAGAACTATGGGGAAACTGTTCAAGGGACAGATTCCAAAGACCTAACACAGCAAGATCATTCCCAGTGTCAGGAATGGTTAATACTCTCCACACAAGTACCAGGGTATGGGAACTATGAACTGACTTTTCAAAGCGAAAGTCATAGgaacttaaaatatgaaaattttatgCCTTGGCAATCCTTAGAAACAAAAACCACTCAAGACTATGGTAGAGAAATCTACGTGAGTGGTTCACATGGTTTTCAAGGGGGCAGATACCGTCTTGGCATATCCAGGAAAAACCTCTCCATGGAAAAAGAACAGAAGCTCATAGTTCAGCATTCTTATATCCCAGTGGAGGAAGCCCTTCCACAGTACGTTGGGGTGATATGTCAAAAAGACCTACTGACAGATTCAATGGAAGAAAAGTACTGTGGATgtaataaatgtaaagaaatttaTTATTGGAACTCACAGTGTGTTTTCCACAAGAGAAATCAACCTGGAGAAAACCTCTATCAATGCTCCATCCGTAAAGCATGCTTCTCTCAGAGATCAGACTTGTATAGACATCCAAGAATCCACATAGGTAAGAAGCTGTACGGATGTGATGAAGTTGACAGTAACTTTCaacagagctcaggagttcacttTCATCAGAGAGTTCACATAGGGGAGGTACCTTATAGCTGTAATGCATGTGATAAGAGCTTCAGCCGGATCTCTAGTCTTCACAATCATCAAAGAGTCCACACAGAAGAGAAATTCTATAAAATTGAGTGTGATAAAGACCTCAGTAGAAATTCATTACTTCACATTCACCAGAGACTTCACATAGGAGAAAAGCCTTTTAAGTGCAATCAGTGTGGTAAGAGTTTTAATCGGAGTTCAGTACTTCATGTTCATCAGAGAGTCCACACAGGAGAAAAACCATATAAGTGTGATGAGTGTGGTAAGGGTTTCAGCCAGAGCTCAAATCTTCGAATTCATCAGTTAGTACACACAGGAAAGAAATCTTATAAATGCGAAGACTGTGGTAAAGGCTTTACCCAGCGCTCAAATCTTCAAATTCATCAGAGAGTgcatacaggagagaaaccttataaatGTGATGACTGTGGAAAGGACTTTAGTCACAGCTCAGATCTTCGCATTCATCAGAGAGTCCATACAGGGGAGAAACCCTATACTTGTCCTGAATGTGGGAAGGGCTTCAGTAAGAGTTCAAAGCTTCACACTCATCAAAGAGtacatactggagagaaaccctacaaatgtgaagagtgTGGCAAGGGATTCAGTCAGCGTTCACATCTTCTCATTCATCAGAGAGTCCATACAGGAGAAAAGCCCTATAAATGTGATGATTGTGGAAAGGGTTTTAGTCACAGTTCTAATCTTCACATTCATCAGAGGGTCCATACAGGAGAGAAGCCTTATCAATGTGCTAAGTGTGGTAAAGGTTTCAGTCATAGCTCAGCTCTTCGAATTCATCAAAGAGTCCACGcaggagagaaaccttataaatGCCGTGAATATTATAGGGGATTTGATCATAATTCACATCTTCACAATAATCATAGAAGAGGAAACTTATAA
- the ZNF214 gene encoding zinc finger protein 214 isoform X3: MAVTFEDVTIIFTWEEWKFLDSSQKSLYREVMWENYTNVMLVENWNESCKSQEEKLRYLEYENFSCWQGWWNAGARMYENQNYGETVQGTDSKDLTQQDHSQCQEWLILSTQVPGYGNYELTFQSESHRNLKYENFMPWQSLETKTTQDYGREIYVSGSHGFQGGRYRLGISRKNLSMEKEQKLIVQHSYIPVEEALPQYVGVICQKDLLTDSMEEKYCGCNKCKEIYYWNSQCVFHKRNQPGENLYQCSIRKACFSQRSDLYRHPRIHIGKKLYGCDEVDSNFQQSSGVHFHQRVHIGEVPYSCNACDKSFSRISSLHNHQRVHTEEKFYKIECDKDLSRNSLLHIHQRLHIGEKPFKCNQCGKSFNRSSVLHVHQRVHTGEKPYKCDECGKGFSQSSNLRIHQLVHTGKKSYKCEDCGKGFTQRSNLQIHQRVHTGEKPYKCDDCGKDFSHSSDLRIHQRVHTGEKPYTCPECGKGFSKSSKLHTHQRVHTGEKPYKCEECGKGFSQRSHLLIHQRVHTGEKPYKCDDCGKGFSHSSNLHIHQRVHTGEKPYQCAKCGKGFSHSSALRIHQRVHAGEKPYKCREYYRGFDHNSHLHNNHRRGNL, from the exons ATGGCAGTAACATTTGAAGATGTGACTATTATTTTTACTTGGGAGGAGTGGAAATTCCTGGATTCTTCTCAAAAAAGCCTCTACAGGGAGGTCATGTGGGAGAACTACACAAATGTCATGTTAGTAG aaaactgGAATGAGAGCTGCAAATCCCAAGAAGAAAAACTCAGATacttagaatatgaaaatttttcCTGCTGGCAAGGCTGGTGGAATGCTGGCGCCCGGATGTATGAGAATCAGAACTATGGGGAAACTGTTCAAGGGACAGATTCCAAAGACCTAACACAGCAAGATCATTCCCAGTGTCAGGAATGGTTAATACTCTCCACACAAGTACCAGGGTATGGGAACTATGAACTGACTTTTCAAAGCGAAAGTCATAGgaacttaaaatatgaaaattttatgCCTTGGCAATCCTTAGAAACAAAAACCACTCAAGACTATGGTAGAGAAATCTACGTGAGTGGTTCACATGGTTTTCAAGGGGGCAGATACCGTCTTGGCATATCCAGGAAAAACCTCTCCATGGAAAAAGAACAGAAGCTCATAGTTCAGCATTCTTATATCCCAGTGGAGGAAGCCCTTCCACAGTACGTTGGGGTGATATGTCAAAAAGACCTACTGACAGATTCAATGGAAGAAAAGTACTGTGGATgtaataaatgtaaagaaatttaTTATTGGAACTCACAGTGTGTTTTCCACAAGAGAAATCAACCTGGAGAAAACCTCTATCAATGCTCCATCCGTAAAGCATGCTTCTCTCAGAGATCAGACTTGTATAGACATCCAAGAATCCACATAGGTAAGAAGCTGTACGGATGTGATGAAGTTGACAGTAACTTTCaacagagctcaggagttcacttTCATCAGAGAGTTCACATAGGGGAGGTACCTTATAGCTGTAATGCATGTGATAAGAGCTTCAGCCGGATCTCTAGTCTTCACAATCATCAAAGAGTCCACACAGAAGAGAAATTCTATAAAATTGAGTGTGATAAAGACCTCAGTAGAAATTCATTACTTCACATTCACCAGAGACTTCACATAGGAGAAAAGCCTTTTAAGTGCAATCAGTGTGGTAAGAGTTTTAATCGGAGTTCAGTACTTCATGTTCATCAGAGAGTCCACACAGGAGAAAAACCATATAAGTGTGATGAGTGTGGTAAGGGTTTCAGCCAGAGCTCAAATCTTCGAATTCATCAGTTAGTACACACAGGAAAGAAATCTTATAAATGCGAAGACTGTGGTAAAGGCTTTACCCAGCGCTCAAATCTTCAAATTCATCAGAGAGTgcatacaggagagaaaccttataaatGTGATGACTGTGGAAAGGACTTTAGTCACAGCTCAGATCTTCGCATTCATCAGAGAGTCCATACAGGGGAGAAACCCTATACTTGTCCTGAATGTGGGAAGGGCTTCAGTAAGAGTTCAAAGCTTCACACTCATCAAAGAGtacatactggagagaaaccctacaaatgtgaagagtgTGGCAAGGGATTCAGTCAGCGTTCACATCTTCTCATTCATCAGAGAGTCCATACAGGAGAAAAGCCCTATAAATGTGATGATTGTGGAAAGGGTTTTAGTCACAGTTCTAATCTTCACATTCATCAGAGGGTCCATACAGGAGAGAAGCCTTATCAATGTGCTAAGTGTGGTAAAGGTTTCAGTCATAGCTCAGCTCTTCGAATTCATCAAAGAGTCCACGcaggagagaaaccttataaatGCCGTGAATATTATAGGGGATTTGATCATAATTCACATCTTCACAATAATCATAGAAGAGGAAACTTATAA
- the ZNF214 gene encoding zinc finger protein 214 isoform X4, which yields MYENQNYGETVQGTDSKDLTQQDHSQCQEWLILSTQVPGYGNYELTFQSESHRNLKYENFMPWQSLETKTTQDYGREIYVSGSHGFQGGRYRLGISRKNLSMEKEQKLIVQHSYIPVEEALPQYVGVICQKDLLTDSMEEKYCGCNKCKEIYYWNSQCVFHKRNQPGENLYQCSIRKACFSQRSDLYRHPRIHIGKKLYGCDEVDSNFQQSSGVHFHQRVHIGEVPYSCNACDKSFSRISSLHNHQRVHTEEKFYKIECDKDLSRNSLLHIHQRLHIGEKPFKCNQCGKSFNRSSVLHVHQRVHTGEKPYKCDECGKGFSQSSNLRIHQLVHTGKKSYKCEDCGKGFTQRSNLQIHQRVHTGEKPYKCDDCGKDFSHSSDLRIHQRVHTGEKPYTCPECGKGFSKSSKLHTHQRVHTGEKPYKCEECGKGFSQRSHLLIHQRVHTGEKPYKCDDCGKGFSHSSNLHIHQRVHTGEKPYQCAKCGKGFSHSSALRIHQRVHAGEKPYKCREYYRGFDHNSHLHNNHRRGNL from the coding sequence ATGTATGAGAATCAGAACTATGGGGAAACTGTTCAAGGGACAGATTCCAAAGACCTAACACAGCAAGATCATTCCCAGTGTCAGGAATGGTTAATACTCTCCACACAAGTACCAGGGTATGGGAACTATGAACTGACTTTTCAAAGCGAAAGTCATAGgaacttaaaatatgaaaattttatgCCTTGGCAATCCTTAGAAACAAAAACCACTCAAGACTATGGTAGAGAAATCTACGTGAGTGGTTCACATGGTTTTCAAGGGGGCAGATACCGTCTTGGCATATCCAGGAAAAACCTCTCCATGGAAAAAGAACAGAAGCTCATAGTTCAGCATTCTTATATCCCAGTGGAGGAAGCCCTTCCACAGTACGTTGGGGTGATATGTCAAAAAGACCTACTGACAGATTCAATGGAAGAAAAGTACTGTGGATgtaataaatgtaaagaaatttaTTATTGGAACTCACAGTGTGTTTTCCACAAGAGAAATCAACCTGGAGAAAACCTCTATCAATGCTCCATCCGTAAAGCATGCTTCTCTCAGAGATCAGACTTGTATAGACATCCAAGAATCCACATAGGTAAGAAGCTGTACGGATGTGATGAAGTTGACAGTAACTTTCaacagagctcaggagttcacttTCATCAGAGAGTTCACATAGGGGAGGTACCTTATAGCTGTAATGCATGTGATAAGAGCTTCAGCCGGATCTCTAGTCTTCACAATCATCAAAGAGTCCACACAGAAGAGAAATTCTATAAAATTGAGTGTGATAAAGACCTCAGTAGAAATTCATTACTTCACATTCACCAGAGACTTCACATAGGAGAAAAGCCTTTTAAGTGCAATCAGTGTGGTAAGAGTTTTAATCGGAGTTCAGTACTTCATGTTCATCAGAGAGTCCACACAGGAGAAAAACCATATAAGTGTGATGAGTGTGGTAAGGGTTTCAGCCAGAGCTCAAATCTTCGAATTCATCAGTTAGTACACACAGGAAAGAAATCTTATAAATGCGAAGACTGTGGTAAAGGCTTTACCCAGCGCTCAAATCTTCAAATTCATCAGAGAGTgcatacaggagagaaaccttataaatGTGATGACTGTGGAAAGGACTTTAGTCACAGCTCAGATCTTCGCATTCATCAGAGAGTCCATACAGGGGAGAAACCCTATACTTGTCCTGAATGTGGGAAGGGCTTCAGTAAGAGTTCAAAGCTTCACACTCATCAAAGAGtacatactggagagaaaccctacaaatgtgaagagtgTGGCAAGGGATTCAGTCAGCGTTCACATCTTCTCATTCATCAGAGAGTCCATACAGGAGAAAAGCCCTATAAATGTGATGATTGTGGAAAGGGTTTTAGTCACAGTTCTAATCTTCACATTCATCAGAGGGTCCATACAGGAGAGAAGCCTTATCAATGTGCTAAGTGTGGTAAAGGTTTCAGTCATAGCTCAGCTCTTCGAATTCATCAAAGAGTCCACGcaggagagaaaccttataaatGCCGTGAATATTATAGGGGATTTGATCATAATTCACATCTTCACAATAATCATAGAAGAGGAAACTTATAA